From Osmerus eperlanus chromosome 16, fOsmEpe2.1, whole genome shotgun sequence:
AATACTCAGATTACATTTCAAGCAGAACATGTTTTCTACAGCAGTTATCTCAAAAGTAATTTGACACATTTTATGCTGTATTCCACAAAAACACACCACTCGATCGAATAAGGTCAGGAATACAAAATAGAGGAAGCAGCAACCACTCTGTAAAATGACAAAACTCAACGTCTGCAAGTCCATATTAATATCGGTAAATAAAGGGTACACATCTTCTGATTATTCAGGAATTTCTGCTTTTCACACCTGAGCCCTACACCAAACCAACAGAACCTCACATAATGTCCCCTGATCACCCATCTGAAACACCACATCTGTTCATTACCAGGTGTGTGAGGTTGATGGTTGTACTATACGCAACCTGGGTTTCTCAGAATTTTCCCATCTAGTGTTTCCCCGTCCATGGCTGCTGACGCCTTTTGCGGTGCTGCCGGCGGCCCAGATCCTGGATGCCCACGGGAGGATCCGGGGTCAGCAGGCCGTCACTCATCCTCTGGTAAACCAGGCTGGAATCAGacgccaccacacacagcagcataGGGCTTCCCCGGCCCAACACTGTCCGCACACTGGAAATAGAAAGAGAACCCAGTGAGAAGATGTGAGACGCAGGTAGCAAAAGAGAGCTGGAAGGGGCAGGGCCTTTTGTGAACTGACTGATTGCAGAGAAACATCAACGATTATGAAATACCTTTAAGATGTTAAGTACACTGGATGAAAACAACCTGAAAGAGAAACTACCAGTCACTTTTATCTCACCTTCTGTGGCTCAGAGTCCTGTGTGCAGGCAGAGGGAGCACGGTCTGTACTGgtgccccctccttctccctaccCTCCAGCAATACCAATTGCAACTCAGCACATTCAACGCCTGACACCTCCTTCCACTGACGCACTTTGGACAGATATTATTACAGAGTGCATTGATACATTGGTAGTCTTTGGTAAATAAACGAGTAAAAAATTACGTTTTATTGTTAATGCAAGATTCTGTTCTTGGGCACTCACCTTCAGTCAGATCCAGGTAAACTAGAAAGGCTGCATACACTTGAGCAGATTCCCCAATCTCCAATTTCGTCAAATGCTGATACTGATGACAAACAACACACAGCTTCTGAATTATCAGCACAGTCGTGTACTACCTAGCTTGCTTGCTAATGTTGACAGTCATTATATTTTAATACTTGCCATTGGGTGCTGTAGAAACCAGTTGGAAGGAAGTGGTTTCTCAACGTAACTTTTCTCTGACTCATTTGTCCCCTTTGACATTGGAACGACTACAACTGATCAGAAATATATTCAGAACACGTTAAACTTTCGAACAGAAACATGCTGCTACCTCCATGAGTGTCAGTGCTGTTCTTATTGGCTAGCTGAGGTGCTCAAACATCTAAAATCCGGGTGGACACTGTAAAACGATTTAAGTTCCAGGAATTGCCTCTGTGAGTTAGGCTTGGTGTGTGGATGAAATTACTTATGACAATGTTTTATCCTTTATAAGAATTATCGAATGTAAATTATTGACGACATATTTTAGACCAGGAAGGTCTTACGTTTTGAGTTGGcgtttgtttttattatttacatAATATTATTCAGATGGCATAGGCTCATTGTATTTTTCTTTGCATGATTAAACATTGTAAAATCTGACGAACCATACAAGGATCGTATTATTTATGCTTAACCTACATTAATAATTGAAGTACAGTCTGTCAGCCAACCAGCTATGGGCTAGGTGCCACACCTCACACCTGCATTTTGCCCTCTCATTCATTCCAAGACATTCACTCTCACACAACTGCAGCAGTCGGGCTGAGAGAGATAGGCGAAGTACGGGGAATAATGCATTTAGGATTTTTGTGTATCGGACTTTTTTTGTCGACTCTAACTTGGAGATTCCCTTTCACCTGCTCAGAGGACTTGACTATTGATCCACAGGAACCTGCCCGCTCCGAGTCTAACTTGCAGAAGCCTAAAGTATTAATAACAGTTATTGCACGAAATGCAGAACACAGCCTTCCCTATTTCTTGGGCTGCATTGACAGGTTGGACTATCCCAAGGATCGTATCGCAATCTGGTAAAAATAAAGAATAAGAAAAGAAACAGAATGAAAAAAATCTGTTTTCCCTCAAAGCTCAATTTATGTCATTTGACATAGGCCTATTAATATGTGTATGGGTGGGCCAATATGTAAACTACTCCAGTAATGGACTAATTAAATCAGATGACGCTTGATTAATGTGCCTTTTAAACATAACATGTACCCTTTGTTAAACAAATATCAATGTTGTTGACTGTGGTTGTACTACTGTACAATTGTAAGTTTTGATGAAAGGACAAAGTAAATGCTTTGTGTATGCAACAAATGTTATTAGCCATGCAGTCCTTTCAGAAAGTGACCTGATTTCAACCCCTCTGTAGTTATACTCAGATCAGTGAGAAAAGTAAACAAGGACATTTGagcatagagggagagacatgatGTGGAGTATCATATCAATGTGAATAACTGCAGCAAGGAGTCCGAAAAAGGAACTCTGTGCTGATATACCCGTAGGCTGTCATTCTCGTAAAAACCAATAAGATGAACAGTCAAGTATGAAACGTGAAACGTGCTGATGCTGTGGAACCTTATGATACTTCAGGGCTGCAGCAGACCACAGTGTGGACAACACCACTGCCATGCTCCAGGAGTGGCTGAAGGAGGTCCAGAGCCAGTACCACTCTGTGGAGTGGAGACCAATGGAGAAACCGAGGTAAGTGCACACTATTAAAGACATTGTATGGATCAACTTTATTAAATTATTGTCTAAACATACACAATTGTCCCTCCTGTCTTCATCCCACAGTTTCTACGATGATGAGTTGGGGCCGAAGCACTGGCCGATATCTCGGTTCACCCACGTGATGAAGCTGAAGCAGGCTGCACTCAGATCAGCCAGGGGACAATGGGCTGATTATATACTGGTGAGATTGCTATTACAGTCTCACACAGAAACCTCCCATTAAATGTCATCAGGAGTCATATGGGGGGACCTTAACCAAGAACCACAAATCAGTTTTGGGACTGATGCAAATTCTTTCTTCATTACCCAGTTTGTGGACAGTGATAACTTGCTGACAAACAAGTGGGTGCTGAGTGATATGATAGCAGAAAACCTGACTTTGGTGGCCCCCATGTTGGAGTCCAGAGTTCTCTACTCCAACTTCTGGTGTGGAATGACTCCCCAGGTATTTACATTTGACAAGTTGCCTGTTGGTTGGTTGAATGTTTTTCCAAGATCATCAAATGGTTTCGATCAATAAGGTTTTAAATCTCATAATTATTTCTCATGTACAAGAATGATGCACAACTCTTTTCTTGGaagttctctctcttttactgtcCTGTTTCCATACGTTTTGTCTGTCCTGTCAGGGTTACTACAAGCGGACTCCAGAGTACATCCCTATCCGCAAGTGGAAACGCCAGGGCTGCTTCCCTGTTCCCATGGTGCACTCCACATACCTGCTGGACCTGCGACGCAGTGCCAGCCGCTCCCTGGccttccaccctccccaccccctctacaCCTACCCCCTTGATGACATCATGGCCTTCGCATTTTCTGCACGTCAGGCTGGTCAGCACATGGGCAtccatactgtacatgcatCACATGCTAACTGCAATACGTATTGCACGCATAGGcgtgacatgtacacacaattaCTTTCCCCTTGCTGTGACCCACAGATGTGCAGATGTACTTATGCAACAGAGAGCACTATGGCTACCTGCCACTGCCCCTCAAGCAACaccagagtctggaggaggaggtggagagtttCACCCACACCCTGACTGAAGCTCTGAGTAGGTTTCATTCATTATTTGTCATTTGCCCTCCTCTTCTGTCAGCtgctatatttctctctctttatccagcCCTTATACAGGACTGGCTCTGTTTGGTTCCTCTCACTTTCACAGTCCTGTCAGAATTCTCACTCTTCTGTTatagttctgtctctctctctctctctctctctctctctctctctctctctctctctctctctctagctctctctctctctctttacctgtatatctctttctctatctctgcatTCAACTATGAATGAAAACATAGTTTTCACATTCAACCATGACTTCCCTTTGAAACCATGCATGGGAAATGTCTTATCAAATATCTTTTTTGATATTCATTCATCGCAGTATAATCAGGATTCATATGAGCACAGCATTTCCTTGCATTCCACCAGTTGACTACACCCTGGAGCCTTCCCAGTATGTCCACCACAAGCCTAAAAAGCTGGGAAAGCTGGGATTTGACCAGGTAAACTATATCTATTGATAGTCATTCATTCCAACTAATTAAAAAGGAAAAACACATCTAGGCAAACTGTTCTACTGCCTTATAGATCTTCCTGATAAATCTGAAACGTCGTTTGGATAGGCGTGAGCGAATGCTGAGCACCCTCGCTGTGTTAGGCATTGATGCCACTCTTACAGAGGCGGTGGATGGCAAGTACGACACCACAGCCACCAATAACACACAATATCAAACGCACCACATTCTAAGCCTATCCAGTGAGGAAACAGGACACTCATTAGACCATCTTCACAGTGGTGGAAAGTCTGTATGcctgatttgtttttgtttgaagttttcttttttctgtttatcctctctcgctcttactctctctcagaGCGCTAAACTCCTCTCAGCTGCAAGCGATGGGTATAGACATGTTGCCAGGGTATCAAGATCCCTATTCTGGGCGCGTGCTGACAAGGGGAGAGATCGGCTGCTTCCTCAGTCACTACAACATTTGGACACAGGTGAACATCTGTTTTACACATCTGCAAACCCAATCCACAGCCTACAGTCACATAACCCAATATCcatttaaacaaattacaatcaAATACAATTGCATTCCTCACAGAGCTGTTCTGTGTTCGTTTTTCAATGTTTTACTATTTTGTAGTCTAGTTATATTGAGTTAAATACTGTACATTCTTGTTTAAATCGATCAAGGTTTATATTGTTAATATTTCATATTATTTAATTAATTATTCTTGAAGAAATCTGGGAATAAAgcatttcagtgccaaaaatcTGTTAATGTAAATAAGACAGTAATCTTTAATTTAGATGTTACCCGATGTATATATGTAGGTGGTGGAGCAGGGACTGCTGCGTGTGCTGGTTCTGGAGGATGATGTAAGGTTCGAGCCCAGGTTCCGGAGCCAGCTGTTGGGCATCATGGAGAATGTGGATCATGCGTTGCTGGATTGGGATCTGATGTGAGGGTCACTCGTTCCTTCTGACATGTCTTTGTACAGCTATGTGATTTACACATCTCAAAGCCATCCatatgctctttctctctgcctttctctcattGGGCCAGCTATGTGGGCCGTAAGCGGCTGCAGGTGAAGCAGCCTGAgcgctgggtggagggggtcacTAACCTGGTGCACCCCGATTACTCCTACTGGACACTGGGCTACACCCTGTCACTGAAGGGTGCTAAGAGACTCCTGGAGACCCGGCCCCTTGGCAAGATGCTGCCTGTGGATGAGTTCCTGCCCATCATGTTCAACAAGCACCCCAAGTGAGTCTCTGCGAATGGACAGTCAATATGAATGAACCACAGCAATTCTATTGGTCCTTTGTTGCATCCATGTTTTTGTTGTAAACGGTTGCAAACACTGTGTTTCCTCAGTGAGGAGTACTTGGCTCAGTTTGAGAGAAGGGACCTGCAGGTGTTCTCAGTGGAGCCTCTGCTGCTCTTCCCTACACACTACACCGGGGAGCCTGGCTACTTCAGCGACACTGAGACCTCCACCATCTGGGACGACGAGGCGGTGGCCACCGACTGGGACCGCCAGAGCGCCCAGCGGAGAAGCGAGCAGGACAGCCAGGAGCGTCCCGTCACCCCTGGAACCTTGGACGGAGAGGATGTGGGCCCGACCTCGGCCATCAGCAAACGGGATGAACTTTGATgaggaaggacacacacatacagcattcACATTAAAATGATATCTTTCAATGCACTTGTCTAAAGGCCATTTATTTTTGGTTTTGAGTATGCAATCCATGAGTGAATAAATATATTTACTGAACTTaaagtttttctcgattgctaacacacaaaaatggtatgtgtaagccatcctcaCAAAAACATTTAgccaaatcccagcagaaagaccatgtaccccagtctttaaacacaatttaccctttttgacacatttctcaggttcattcacacttctttgcaaaagtctaaatACACCTCTCACTTTAAGAAACAATTGTCACCAtgatgtcattcagaaaacactgccgTTTGATAAGTTAACTCAAACCAGcacaattcaaacacccttaacaaccaattatccatgtgcAAGCACTAACAAGCTAATATACTCAACatgcaatcaggggtttggaatgaatacaaaggtaagctcatctgtactttgaaatcatggatgcaaatatcagaggaagaggaagaattgtcagaatgagaggagaggaagaggcagaagaagagtaagaagaacaacaatctcaaatgagatccatgccacactgACAGAAACccctatgacagaacaaccttctccaagccatggaagaagcttgtggggacattgctgtggattcttgtcagggatggctcaggcattcaagtgcattttccctgctgtttggcaagagaaaacattgcctgtgatgttgaggaaaatctctggcctgaccctggtcagagacaGGATGCTTACCCagaatgaacagtactgtagcGTACTCAAGCCCTGTTACCCAGGTAAAAatgatttgtttatttccttgttttcttagcctttgttccccaaattacaatttacagcaatgaatttttgttgttgactgaaagtactactatttgtatactgtgaccactacagtaacaagaggtcaaaatgcaattgctgtatgatgtaaagagaaaataaacagcctgtaagaaggacaattgcagtatttgtgagttttatgatttacatcatgtcaaactgggtggaacatatctaaaattcagggacacgttatattcaatggttcttgaaaacgTTTTAAAATAGTGTTTtgaattcctcccagcagtgtgtaaagggtattcagaaggttgaatttgtttgagggctttgtgtgtattttgaatgccaagttaggtttatacgacaaatatggttttgactagtgtttgattttgggtcaaaagtcaagggtttggccaaaacaatgtaagtatgaagatgtgtgtttacagtttggCGAAATcccagtacacattcaagaaatgtgtcttagcaattgagaaaaactgtaatgtctGTATGAATcgtgtaaatcaaatcaaatttatttgtatagccctttttacacgcaagcatgtcacagagggcttcacatacgcccatagaactgcccctcaaccaacctaaaccctcaaggaagacaaggaaaaactcccaacaggagaaaaaatggaagaaaccttgggaggagcaattcagagagggatcccctcctccagagacggttggtgagagaggagcagaacacaggctaaacatagtcatacagtgtcaatgggttttgaaacaccaaaatccattgttcaactttatagatgtaggacaggaccgggagactcgcgaccaggtccagcacaTTCAAATAGTAGAGTTCTGCCTGTTTGCTGTGTATGAGTCACATGATGCAAGCTAGAAATTATAGCTTTGAGTCAAGCTTTTGGACAAGTAAAATAATGAAAGATGGATGGACAAAATGTAATTAGAACAGCAGTATTAGTcttcacacaaacaacacaaacattcaacttaagaattttatttatttaaaaaagcGCCGGCAGTTTGATATCAAGCAAACAATggaacacattttttgtagCGTTCcatatccccccctccccaaaataACTATGAGCTATGAAAAAGAATTAAACCACACAAATTATAGTTGTAATAAATTAATCAAAATAACAGAAACAAAACACGCTTGTACTTGGGTGTTGCACAGGTAATATGGAAATCCCAGGTTTTAGTTCAAGACACCTGAGAGCATAAATATTAAACAGTACGTTGGAGCAAGTATTAAATTAGTTCCAGTTCCTCTTGTAGACAAAACGCTTGAGTAAGAGGATAGAAAATTGCATCATTAATGTAAGAATTAGGCATCAATCTAAAAAAGTATGTTCTGTACAAACAATGTGGATATTTGAATTAGTGGAGGGTGGAAAACCACAGAAGTTTGTGCCTCCAGCAAGGCAGCGCAGCATAAGAAAGTTTTGGAAATGTTTGTACCCAAAGCCAGATATAGTGGTTTGCAACACAAATGGCCTATTGAATATCCAGACAGGTGTAAATATATTGCAGTAGGTCCAGAGCAAAGCACAGAACAACATTGCATACATGGGAATGTGCTGGAAGAACAGAAATGATATCCCTGGCTGGATGTTGTATCAGTTGAGGATCAAAAGTATCCAATATCCAAGGCTCAATGGCTTTGGGATCATCTCTAAAGGTAGGACTGGATTCATTGACATGCCCTATTGCAAATTGAGCTGCTACCAAAAGAAGACAACACTCTAAATATAAATCCTGAGGTAAAACATTTGCTATGGTGAAATCCTTATTTGATGAGTCAACAAGGGCAAAACACAAACCCATTTGTAAAGTGATATCTGAGGACATGTATATATTTACTAGGTTGTTTTGATGTGGTTTGACAGTTATATAGTCCATTTGTGTCAAGATAACTGCCAGCAGTTACCAACAGAACTGTCAACAGATTTTCAAGATTCTTGAAGAATGTATTCGCTGGGTgagtacattttttttttatcacaataCA
This genomic window contains:
- the tsen15 gene encoding tRNA-splicing endonuclease subunit Sen15, with translation MSKGTNESEKSYVEKPLPSNWFLQHPMYQHLTKLEIGESAQVYAAFLVYLDLTEVRQWKEVSGVECAELQLVLLEGREKEGAPVQTVLPLPAHRTLSHRSVRTVLGRGSPMLLCVVASDSSLVYQRMSDGLLTPDPPVGIQDLGRRQHRKRRQQPWTGKH
- the colgalt2a gene encoding procollagen galactosyltransferase 2 → MHLGFLCIGLFLSTLTWRFPFTCSEDLTIDPQEPARSESNLQKPKVLITVIARNAEHSLPYFLGCIDRLDYPKDRIAIWAAADHSVDNTTAMLQEWLKEVQSQYHSVEWRPMEKPSFYDDELGPKHWPISRFTHVMKLKQAALRSARGQWADYILFVDSDNLLTNKWVLSDMIAENLTLVAPMLESRVLYSNFWCGMTPQGYYKRTPEYIPIRKWKRQGCFPVPMVHSTYLLDLRRSASRSLAFHPPHPLYTYPLDDIMAFAFSARQADVQMYLCNREHYGYLPLPLKQHQSLEEEVESFTHTLTEALIDYTLEPSQYVHHKPKKLGKLGFDQIFLINLKRRLDRRERMLSTLAVLGIDATLTEAVDGKALNSSQLQAMGIDMLPGYQDPYSGRVLTRGEIGCFLSHYNIWTQVVEQGLLRVLVLEDDVRFEPRFRSQLLGIMENVDHALLDWDLIYVGRKRLQVKQPERWVEGVTNLVHPDYSYWTLGYTLSLKGAKRLLETRPLGKMLPVDEFLPIMFNKHPNEEYLAQFERRDLQVFSVEPLLLFPTHYTGEPGYFSDTETSTIWDDEAVATDWDRQSAQRRSEQDSQERPVTPGTLDGEDVGPTSAISKRDEL